In Biomphalaria glabrata chromosome 8, xgBioGlab47.1, whole genome shotgun sequence, the genomic window ACTAGATCCTAAGTGAGGAAAGACTGTGTTCCAAGTATTCCCTGTTTCTTCCATGAAGATGTCTGCGTACCATTGAATGTGTGTGAAACTGGTCTCTCAATGATCAAATCAGAGACAATGTAaatatgttgatttttaaaCGAGCCCTGCGGAGGAGCagttttaatatttcaaatcATTTAAATGTACACCTGGTTGTTGAAGACCAAAATGTATACCAATGGCTGGATGAAATGATGTGTTGATGGCCAGTATTATATAGGTCAAGGTTTGCTGCTGTTCAAAACTCTATAAGTTTGCAAGCATAAAACTAAACAGCTAGTCATGGAGTTGTGGAACATTTAGTTTTGTCAAAGTTTTTGTTCATTATACATTGAATTCACTTGATTTTACAGTTTTAGAGACGACACAATCAAAAGAAGTAATGTGTGTATTTTGAACCAGTAGTTTAAAGTataataatttttctttgatacacatctaggggaaaaaaaggagggggcattttatatatatatatgtatatttgttttgttttggagtTAGAGGGGAGAAtactctactttttttttttttttttttaagagactTGAAATCTTTTGTGATGTGCTGAGATTGTTTTTAGGGTATGCAAAAATGTTACTTGatatgtaaataaacacattgttATACATCAACCTAGCATTCTTGTCCACACAATTATTGTGTATATGTCTTTGTCCACACTGAATGTGTAAGTAGTATGGTAGATGTTTGAAGTCAGAAGCAGGACATCTAGATCTCTAAATGGAAGCAACtagtttgaaaagaaaacaacagatCCACGCCTAATGATGGATCTATGCAGAAGATCATTTTCAAAATGGCCTGTTCTGTTGTATGGTTGATGCTTTAAAATacctatgattttttttttctaaagttatatttttataCTTCTAGTTCAAGCGACACAGTTTGCAATAAAACAAATCTTGTTTATCAGCCATTATCAGCTCTTTTTTGTGTTTCAAGTCGGGTTGTTTTTTTCTGCTATTATATTGAATGGTTGAATTCAAaaactttctttctttgttttttttttccttttaaattgTACATTGATtcttctagtttaaaaaaaactcgacAATTTAAATTAGGATAATTGTTCATGTTGAAATAATTCCAGACAATATTAGAGTAGGATCATGTATTCTTTCATTttatcttgtaaaaaaaaaaaaaatcagctgtAGAAATCTGTAAAATAAGTATATTCAGAAAAACTTCATAGCAGTGTGGAAGCTTTCTTTAGACAGTCAACTTCTCTTAAGGCAATATAAAGTTTAATCTGTTGTTAAAGATATTCGTAGACATATTTGTTTCAAATAGCCCACTATGAAAGTACAGATTAAATGAACGTTTTTAAGACTTCACCATTCAGTGATACCCCTAGAAACTTAAGTTGTTCAGCGCTGTCATCTGATTTGTTGTTCCTGGGGGCCAGTTCATGTTGATTCTTAGCTTACTCGTCAATGTGAGATTCAAGATGACCAAGACAATTAACAAAATGATACTTTTGATTGCTTAGCTTAAATTAAGGGCCAGTTCATGTTGATTCTTAGCTTACTCTTCAATAAGAGATTCAAGATGACCAagacaataaacaaaatgataCTTTTGATTGCTTAGCTTAAATTAAGGGCCAGTGCAGACACTTCACCAGATACAATTGTTACATTTTTCTTCAGAACATCAACAAAGCAGACTTAAACAGAAACTAGGTCAGCCTATATGGATAAAACAAATCTCATaggataaatatatataccagAAGAGTTATGGGATACTTgccactaaaaaaaatttcccctttcagaccttgtggtctatagggcagatgatgtaaaggtcatctgtttctgtggcctacggttaacaagggtgtcatgtggccagcacaacgaccaaccgcctttacttttccctaactaatgtcaggtaccctgcccaggagagatctgaatggaaggatgtgttaaagcaggccagagccctccatgggctgtagcgccactgggatggatggatggaatgtcaggtacccattagagctgggtggactcagaggcgcccgaagatcccaaaattaaaaaacccaatcttcactgggattcgaacccctgtcccagattcggaagccaagcgctttactgctcagccaccgcgcctccatactCGCCACTAGAGCAACTAAGTTGCACCTTCTTAGATCCTTTTCATGGTAGCTTCCCTTTAGGAGGCAGAAGCAACTCATAGGATGATTAAAAAATTTGATGCAACCAAACTCTTCTCAAACACTAGGGCTAGAATGCAAAGAACCATGAGATGAAACATTAGCTTGATAACAAGGGAAATAGTTTGGGCATATGTATTGATTAGCACTGAAAAAGTTTAATTTCTAAGCTTTGGTAAATGTTATGTAGTTAGAATAGGCAAAATGATATTGCTGATGATGTTTCAGCTGACTTGGTTAATGAAACCTTTTCAGTTGAGTAATTagctaaaaatgtttgttttacataattcggatgttccttcagagttgaagatagtttacttcctagtccaaacctcccgcaggacgacgggggatgggagcgggcagggtttgaaccctcgaccgtcgataaatccgaacgacagtccagcgagcaaaccgcacgaccaggcagccatccagctTTGTGTAATAACAGCACAGACATTGGCATCAACCcagatttcaaaatatataaatacatagcaatttataatgaaaatagattgacatttgttgtgaactcctagcTTGGCTTAGACATGACACATGAATGTACTTCTTTCAATAATTCAAAAGAGATGCCAGAGATGaattaacaacaaaatataactttaataaaagtaatcagGATAACTGTAGTTGTAGGCAATGCATCAAATGTTAACTATTAAATATACATAATTATGAAAACTGACTTCTATGTTACTTATACTGTATGACTAGGCTCCAAACTCAGGCCTCtgacaaaaataacaaactccaagcgctgtcactctgtcccaatcattggaccaataaaatagTACCGggtaataaataaacataaaattcCTTAAATCTTACACCCAAGATTCTATCAAGTGTTGTTTACAATACAatactatatacaaacacaatcacaacaacattatttaatttaaatttcagTACATGCATTTAAACTAACTTGCCATGActaatatacaatttaaaataaagataatttcattaaaaggaaatatttaaagatataACAAACAGCTACAGAAACTATGTGAacataaaatctatttagtCAAACAAGTCTGGTGTCATGCAACCCTGGGCTGGAGTTCTAGACCCACAATTATTGTCCATATAGATAGGTGTGCTACACGCCTCATGGGCTGGCGCTATATAGACAGAATTATTGTTGATAAAAATGGGAGATTGAGAAAATAGCTCCAGTGAATAATCATTTCTATCCACCGCAGTGCTTCTATCATCCCTAGGACCATGGGAAACATTAAACCGGTTACAAGAACCAGGTGTCAGCGGTAGTTTACAAACCGAATCATTGGGTGTGGAGCAGGGGGAGAAAAGATCAGCAGAGTCATTGCATGATGGGATGGAAGTCCACGAGCTTCTACCGACTAGATCACTGTTCTGAGTGAACAAGTCTTGTGAAGCTAGGGGACTTGTAGATAAATCACCAGTGACATGATCATTGCATGTTTCAAGGCTAACtctttgaaattttaaacaagacTTCAGAGGTTTGTATGCCGCTGGTATCACAGTTGTTTGAACTAAATCAGAACTACAAAAATGAGACTCTCTTCGAATAGACGAGAATCTCACTTTTTTAAGAGAGAACTTTTTAGTATTCAGATCAGGCATTTCTTTTGATGGATCAAGCTCTTCTGTCTTATTCATAAGAGAGTCTGATAAAATACTTTCGGTTTCAGCCGTTGACAATACACTGTAATCTGTCAATGAATTGATAGCACTGAGTTGTGAATTGTCAGTCAGATCTTGCACGTCAGACAACAGAGTCTCGTTCACAATATTTGTGTTTTGACCCGTTAATAGTCCATTCAAGTTTTTACTTTCATGCAAGCTCTTTGTACCACAACTTACATTGCAATTCAAATGATCAAGATCTGTGCTGGTTGCTTGACTTTTAGTTTCATTAGAAGACTTGAGAAACTTGCTACTGTCATCTGAACTTTTTTCTGCAATTGAACTTTTGTGGTGATTCTTTATGTTTAATTCTTCCCCGACAAAATTTCTTGACTCATGATTTAACTGTGTGGAGCTAGTATGTAACATAGTTTCAAATGAACAATTTTTATCAATAACTTGTGTCTGATTTAATCTGGGAGACTCAGTAAAAAGATCTTCAGAATGTTTATCCACTGTTGCAGAAAGCAAGATTTCTGTATTGACAACATTGTGCCGGTCATCTAAATAAGTATTTTGATTGTTCTTGGAGATGTTTAGGGAATTATTCAAGGAAGTTGGGAATCTCTCTAAATGATTGTTCTGGGAGATGCCTTGGGAATTATTCAAAGAAGTTGGGAATCTCTCTAAAAACTGCCAGACATCCTCAGATTCAGGTGGCTCAGTAGGTAGCACATAGTCTGTGGTGTTGAAGGACTGTAAAATTTGGCTGTCATGTTTCCTTTTCTGAGAACGTCTTAATGTGACATTGAAAGAAATAGCTGAAGCATATTCATCAGTCATAGGGAAACTTTGATTGTGAGTAGCCATCTCGTCATTGCTGGAGCTCAATCTGTCATTAGACATATCATTAGCAACATTCGAAGCACATTTATAATCTACCTCCTTTAAATTGTCAGTAAAAGTTTGACTGATATATTTCTCATCATACTTCTGTGTTACAAGGTCCACACCTGGCATTGCTTCTGAGTTCATAGCAGCTAAAAATAGTTCAAGGTCCTCAGATTCTGGCATATGCTCCATACCATAAGCATCCTTTGAAGATGAAGCAAAACTAACTGATGAATGTGGGGCAAGGCCATCTTCTTTTAGGTCACATGACCTGGTTAGTCTGTTTCTATCAGCCAGATTATACTGAGATTCAAAGAGAAGAGAACTCTGGCAATTTAAAATTGTGCCTTTGGCCACTTCTGGATGTGACTGTTCATGTGTCAACAAAGATGAaagtggctttttttttgtttttaaactcaacTGACCTTTGCGTTTTGGTTCCAAgtcattttgtttcatattcttttctttattgTATTTGAGAACACACCACGAAGAGTTGCTTCCCTTTGATtgattaacattttctttgtttaacagatgtaaacttttatttttaagagcTCTAGGAGATCTTCGAAAATTATCAGCAGACCTCAACTGGCTGCTTTGTGAACTAACTGTTATATTAGTTCTAAGTCGCACATTTCTATTCAAGAGGCTGTTCTGTGTACTTACTGTTCTATTAGTTCTAAGTGGCTCATTTCTATTTCTTGACTGGCTGCATAAAGAACTAGGCTGACTAAATGAAGTTTTCAAAGATTTAGGTGCAACACTACTAACCAAACTTATACAACTATTACTACATTTAGTGTCAAATGGGTTTTCCTTCTTGGTACTATAGCATTTACTTTCAATGCAATCACTTCTCTTGGTGCTAAGACATTTGTTGTCAACACTGTTATTTCTCTTAATGCTAAGACATTTAGAGTTAATATTCAAGACATTCTTGAAGttatttgatttttcttttatagcTTTCATTTCAGGGTTGGCAGGTTTCATTTCAACTACTGGTGATAATCCAATGTCTGTGTTATTCTTAGCTAGGGGTGTGTGATCAGGTAACTTGCCATCAGCTATCATAGACAAGGAAACATCACAGCTGAGTCTTAGAGTTTCTTGACTGCAGTACGGTGTTACAGTGAAAGAACAATCTCCTGGTTTGAACTGGAGGCTATTCTCTGGAGAATATGCATTGTTCTGTCTACATAACGACCTAATGATCTCGCAGTTGACATCATTGAGTTGTAAATATCCCATCTCATCAACGCGCTTCGCCAAATTTTCCAAACTATCTACCACTGTCAATGATATTATAGAATTAGTCTGCGGCAGCAGTTGCACAGCTGTCAACTCAGGAAGAGCTACCTGGCAACTTCTCTCAGCCCTGTCACTTTGACAAATGtcttcaagtaaaatttcttgatttttgtcttttctagaaaaaaacaactttggaaTTTTAAATCCAAATATTAGGTTTTGTCCAACAAAGACAGTTTCAATGGCAATCTTTAAAATGGAGTCAGCAATACTTCCATATTTACTTTTGAGTTTCGAAACatggctggaaaaaaaaaaataactgtttgaataaCAGAACATTTCAGCtttgaaaatgttaatttattgtactatctttgtattttaatgtaaagATTTTATATTGTGGGATATCTAGATTTGAATAGTATGTTGactataaatttatttaacataTTAGTTATTACAAAAAAAGAACCTCTTTTTAAGCTGATTTATGTATaccaaataaagtttttttaaattaaattctaaaCCAAGATTTTTAAGGTGAGAGAAATAATCCTAGATGACAAGGTTAATTgttgattttataaaataatattgctaaatattaattaatatagaaCATTAGCTCATTGTCTGACATCAATAAACAGTATAAGAATATCAAAGAATCAACAGAATCTTTAACACATACTATTACACTACTCAATACAAAGAATCAACAGAATCTTTAACACATACTATTAGACTACTCAATACAAAGAACCACTTGAATCTTTAACACATACTATTAGACTACTCAATACAAAGAATCAACTAAATAGACACCACACACTTTTCAAACTGAATAATTATCATAGGCTTAGCTGTTAAAAATGCTAACATTACCTTAAATAAAACTCTGAGCCTGAAACTCCAAAGAATTTATCTAAGAGACTTCCAAATACTGAAATGTTGGCCAGACAAGAGTTGTCTGCTGCTGTCAGGCGTAAACAGTACCTGTAGTAAGTGTCCTCAGTACCAAACCTACAGCTACACTTTTTACAGCTGTGGAATAAACAGAAACCATCAGACAGTTGGTATGTTTAACCTTtggttcaacattttttttttattagttactAGTTCTAGTTTATCATATAAAAAATTCCCCTTTCCaggaccttgtgatctataggtcatctgcttctgtggcctaTCGTTAATGAAGGTGTCttgtagccagcacaaccaccgacctcctttacttttccccaaccaatgtcaggtttccattagagctggatggactcagaggcgccctaaagatcatgaaaaaaacaacaacccagtcttcacaaggatttgaACTGggaccctggttcagaagccaagtgctttaccacttagccaccacaCTACctgtttaatatataaatatgaacaATTGTAACATGTTCTTATAGTGCTGATGTAGACAATAGATAAGAGTTCAAAGAAGTTTTGCTTGAGAACTCCTTTTTCTAAATTCATGTGATATGTATACAAAatggctaaaaaaaattaatattacattttgtgcTCGGCCAAATAAATCAATGTTAGATTTTGGCTCTACCAAATAAATCAATGTTAGATTTTGGCTCTGCCAGATAAATCAATCATACATTTCTTGCTCCCACTATCTTCATGCTCTTGATGAAACCTAATGAATTCCCATGATGCTGTGCCGTTGCATGGTAGCTAACACTAGACAAGAATTTTTAAGCAGTGTCATATTGTATTATCATATTTTGAGTCTTGTACAGATTAAGTTACAGCACATTCCAGTGATCCTTTatctttcatcttttttttttttttagctcaaaGTGAGGGTAAGAGTTGAAGGTCACACATTTACTAATCCCACTTCGGTTTCTTGGGGCTCAATGGTGAGGTTAAAGGGGGTGGTATAATGTGCCATCAAAGTTCGATTTACACCAACTAAAATTTAAGAGTATTAAAAACACAACAGCATATTTAAAGTTCATTTTATATTATCTTACACGAATGTGTTGTCGTAGCTTGTGTCAGAGAGTTTGATGTAGCAAAACTTGCAGGCTTGGTAGACAAATAATCCATCATGAACATCCGTCACTGTGGCCGCCAGGAGAAGTCGATCTCCCAAAGACATCTTGCACAGCCATCAAATGTAAGATTTAAGGTTTACAACAAGCTGTtcaaatatattgaaaaaaaaaaaacaactaaaaaaatgaCACATATAGCTTCACATTTATATGTTTATAATATACTAGCCGGTTATGACCTGCTGCCTGCAGGTCTttgtttgggtattactgatctacacatttttcttgttttgccaCGAAATAAAAGTAGAGTCTGCAGAgtatgaaaatgggtttacctgtTCAGCAACATATTCATATCCATAATAAATtattgtgaaaatgggtttttAAGTCCCCCTGGTTGTGGGAAAGATATTAAACATACATGATCTTTGCCATGATCTACTAAGGGAACTTTTATGccaaattttattaagattggtcatttggtttttatttttatttaggacatacatacgccttattttctgctttatatattagatatcaGCAACCATTGCAGCTGCAGGAAAAGATAGGCACTGTAGTATACAACCCAGCTAGACTGGGTCTTGCCATAAACAGAGGGAAGAGCAAGGTGCTCAAGATACACCCAACACAGTCAAGGCACTGGAAGAGGTGGAAACCTTCACCAATCTGGCAGTATCCTGAACAACAATGGAGGAACAGATGCCGTTGTCAGAATCCGCATTTGTAAAGCTCAAGCAGCTTTCTTTTATTAAGTTCAAGAACACCTGGGGGTTCagggaaataagcaccaccaccaagatcAGTCTCTTTAACACCATAGTTACTTTATGgtactttatggagcagagacctggagaaccaccatcaccaccatgaaaaaaatccagataTTTTCCATGGGAAAATTCTTATGACTCATTGGTCAAACAGGATCtagaatgaggaactgtggcacaaaaaaaaagcagcagcaTATTATAGTCATTAGTGTAGTACATTAGAGACGCTAGAGATGGATAAGCCACATCCTTTGCAAGTGGATGCAAGTCTGCATCCAACATCATAAGACAAGCCCTCACCTGGAAACTCCAAGGGGAGAGGAAGAAAGGATCATGGACCAGTTATATAATTGGAATCAAGATGCCAAgcagatctagattatttattCATAGTAGATGTCATAATTGATAAAAGTAGATGTGGTATTTTAAGTATTTAGACCTTGGGAGTTGATAAACttgattaaattaaaatttaagtcattaaaatTAAGATCAACTT contains:
- the LOC129927812 gene encoding uncharacterized protein LOC129927812, which translates into the protein MSLGDRLLLAATVTDVHDGLFVYQACKFCYIKLSDTSYDNTFVCKKCSCRFGTEDTYYRYCLRLTAADNSCLANISVFGSLLDKFFGVSGSEFYLSHVSKLKSKYGSIADSILKIAIETVFVGQNLIFGFKIPKLFFSRKDKNQEILLEDICQSDRAERSCQVALPELTAVQLLPQTNSIISLTVVDSLENLAKRVDEMGYLQLNDVNCEIIRSLCRQNNAYSPENSLQFKPGDCSFTVTPYCSQETLRLSCDVSLSMIADGKLPDHTPLAKNNTDIGLSPVVEMKPANPEMKAIKEKSNNFKNVLNINSKCLSIKRNNSVDNKCLSTKRSDCIESKCYSTKKENPFDTKCSNSCISLVSSVAPKSLKTSFSQPSSLCSQSRNRNEPLRTNRTVSTQNSLLNRNVRLRTNITVSSQSSQLRSADNFRRSPRALKNKSLHLLNKENVNQSKGSNSSWCVLKYNKEKNMKQNDLEPKRKGQLSLKTKKKPLSSLLTHEQSHPEVAKGTILNCQSSLLFESQYNLADRNRLTRSCDLKEDGLAPHSSVSFASSSKDAYGMEHMPESEDLELFLAAMNSEAMPGVDLVTQKYDEKYISQTFTDNLKEVDYKCASNVANDMSNDRLSSSNDEMATHNQSFPMTDEYASAISFNVTLRRSQKRKHDSQILQSFNTTDYVLPTEPPESEDVWQFLERFPTSLNNSQGISQNNHLERFPTSLNNSLNISKNNQNTYLDDRHNVVNTEILLSATVDKHSEDLFTESPRLNQTQVIDKNCSFETMLHTSSTQLNHESRNFVGEELNIKNHHKSSIAEKSSDDSSKFLKSSNETKSQATSTDLDHLNCNVSCGTKSLHESKNLNGLLTGQNTNIVNETLLSDVQDLTDNSQLSAINSLTDYSVLSTAETESILSDSLMNKTEELDPSKEMPDLNTKKFSLKKVRFSSIRRESHFCSSDLVQTTVIPAAYKPLKSCLKFQRVSLETCNDHVTGDLSTSPLASQDLFTQNSDLVGRSSWTSIPSCNDSADLFSPCSTPNDSVCKLPLTPGSCNRFNVSHGPRDDRSTAVDRNDYSLELFSQSPIFINNNSVYIAPAHEACSTPIYMDNNCGSRTPAQGCMTPDLFD